A genomic stretch from Astatotilapia calliptera chromosome 4, fAstCal1.2, whole genome shotgun sequence includes:
- the LOC113020214 gene encoding nuclear distribution protein nudE homolog 1-B-like — translation MGDREPPVFGSLEEELEYWKEQAAKHQQSAEEAQEELQEFQQMSRDYEVELETELKQYETRNRELLTANNRLRMELENYKDKYETQHSEACRQISSLEGDLAETTAVRDQLHKYIRELEQANDDLERAKRATIMSLEDFEQRMNQVIERNAFLESELDEKENLLESVQRLKDEARDLRQELAVQQKQQVQERKPSFSSAAKEPSSSAPSSSAGLPTPPLTPLDKRTEDKPASSSSNQPLPSAATPPRPPASAEPFSTPQPPVSRGESLSGTPLTTSARISALNIVGELLRKVGSLESRLASCREYVQEQAVNRRAHAGGQGAAAGQSSSSESHPTNGLYNKGLVKRLDLGAGSKLLL, via the exons TGCAGAGGAAGCTCAGGAGGAATTGCAGGAGTTCCAGCAGATGAGTCGGGACTACGAGGTGGAGCTGGAGACGGAGCTGAAGCAGTATGAGACGCGAAACCGCGAGCTTCTGACTGCCAACAACCGGCTGCGCATGGAACTGGAAAACTATAAG GATAAGTATGAGACGCAGCACTCTGAGGCCTGTCGGCAGATCTCCAGCCTGGAGGGAGACCTGGCTGAAACCACTGCCGTCCGAGACCAGCTTCACAAATACATCAGAGAGCTGGAGCAGGCCAACGACGACCTGGAGAGGGCCAAGAG GGCGACGATCATGTCACTGGAGGACTTCGAGCAGAGGATGAATCAGGTCATAGAGAGGAACGCCTTCCTCGAGAGCGAGCTGGACGAGAAGGAGAACCTGTTAGAGTCCGTCCAGAGACTGAAGGACGAAGCCAGAG aCCTGAGGCAGGAGCTCGCCGTGCAGCAAAAACAGCAGGTACAGGAGAGGAAACCGTCCTTCAGCAGTGCAGCCAAAGAGCCTTCTTCATCAGCGCCGTCGTCCTCGGCTGGGCTGCCCACCCCTCCTCTCACCCCGTTAGACAAAAGAACAGAAGACAAACCCGCGTCTTCGTCCTCTAACCAGCCCCTTCCCTCCGCCGCCACGCCGCCCAGACCCCCCGCCTCCGCAGAGCCCTTCAGCACCCCGCAGCCCCCCGTCAGCAGAG GTGAAAGCCTGTCTGGGACCCCGCTCACCACGTCGGCGAGGATCTCTGCTTTGAACATTGTCGGAGAGCTGCTGAGGAAAGTCGGG AGTCTGGAGTCCAGGCTGGCATCGTGTCGGGAATATGTCCAAGAGCAGGCGGTGAATCGCAGAGCCCACGCTGGTGGACAGGGGGCAGCAGCGGGTCAGAGCAGCTCCTCAGAGAGCCATCCAACCAACGGCCTCTACAACAAGGG GCTCGTTAAGAGGTTGGATTTAGGAGCTGGATCCAAGCTGCTGCTGTGA